A stretch of the Planktothricoides raciborskii GIHE-MW2 genome encodes the following:
- a CDS encoding DegT/DnrJ/EryC1/StrS family aminotransferase, which produces MGMILQIEPWIDQAELEAVKRVIDSTYLTENQITAEFEAGVQKITGAKHAIATSNGTTALYCGLKALNIGYGDEVIVPNLTFVASSNAVIMAGAKPIFCEIKADTLCIDVEAAEKLVTEKTKAIMPVHLYGQSADLTAVLEFAAQYNLKVIEDAAQAIGVKFKGEHVGLQGDVSAISFYGNKTITCGEGGIILTQNDEIALACRRLKNHGRDRRGTFVHEHIGFNFSITELQSAIGVAQLEKLPAIIQKKQEIYDKYDRELADIPQLQILTIDRRCSPVHWFTSFYSENRAELETYLLNESIQNRRFFCPLHQQPCYRDMVDQSQTYPISENAYEKGISLPSSYSLTTEEQDFVIDKIREFYQNN; this is translated from the coding sequence ATGGGAATGATTCTGCAAATTGAGCCCTGGATTGATCAAGCTGAGTTAGAAGCCGTCAAGCGTGTCATAGACTCTACATACTTGACCGAGAACCAAATTACTGCTGAGTTTGAAGCCGGAGTGCAAAAAATAACCGGGGCGAAACACGCGATCGCGACATCTAATGGCACAACGGCTCTGTATTGTGGGTTGAAAGCCCTAAATATCGGTTATGGCGATGAAGTTATTGTTCCCAATTTAACCTTTGTGGCTTCTTCTAATGCGGTGATTATGGCGGGAGCAAAACCTATTTTTTGCGAAATTAAAGCCGATACTTTATGTATTGATGTCGAAGCGGCGGAAAAACTGGTCACGGAGAAAACCAAGGCGATTATGCCTGTGCATTTGTACGGACAAAGTGCAGATTTAACGGCAGTTTTGGAATTTGCCGCTCAATATAATCTGAAAGTTATTGAGGATGCGGCCCAGGCGATCGGGGTGAAATTTAAGGGTGAACACGTTGGTTTACAGGGCGATGTCAGCGCGATTTCTTTCTATGGCAATAAGACGATTACCTGTGGAGAAGGGGGGATTATTTTGACCCAAAATGATGAGATTGCCCTAGCTTGTCGTCGTCTGAAAAATCATGGACGCGATCGCCGAGGGACCTTTGTCCATGAGCATATTGGTTTTAATTTTTCCATTACGGAATTACAATCAGCGATCGGGGTGGCTCAATTAGAAAAATTACCGGCGATTATCCAAAAGAAACAGGAAATTTATGACAAGTATGATCGAGAATTGGCTGATATTCCTCAGTTACAAATTTTAACCATTGATCGACGCTGTTCCCCTGTCCATTGGTTTACCTCTTTTTATAGTGAAAATCGGGCTGAACTGGAAACCTATTTACTCAATGAAAGCATTCAAAATCGTCGCTTTTTCTGTCCTTTGCATCAGCAACCTTGCTATCGGGATATGGTAGATCAGAGTCAAACCTATCCGATTAGTGAAAATGCCTACGAAAAAGGGATTTCTCTACCGTCTTCCTATAGTTTAACAACAGAAGAACAGGATTTTGTGATTGATAAAATTCGAGAATTTTATCAAAATAATTAA
- a CDS encoding glycosyltransferase family 4 protein, with product MMIAQQKIHVTCIFTHAIRWVPFELVAKYIDKNKFDIDYVILNERDPMIACLKELNIRHTVTSFPDYSNTPEMVKFLYEHLLKNKTDIVHTHWFAGSFAGMQAAYYAQVPVRIFTREHPSIKYYTRHAASKHRLIWECATNVIAVTNKSKEGMIEDGIPEQKIALIPTGFDVSEYENVETSRIDQLRAKYLANHQGPVIGVAARYVRWKGVEYVIEAYKKVLETYPNALLVLSGTGIDRTNLEEKIRKARKEDIVAPQYDDIISITEKLSQLPNHSYIEIPFEPDLFALFKLFDVFVHVPTDDIQETFGQVYVDAMLSRVPSVITLAGSAADHAIHQENAWVVDYKNSEQIAEGIFALLKDSHLREKMINNAFLCAQQYDIKNHIQRIEKFYVSELEKSRKENVSDYHREDACST from the coding sequence ATGATGATAGCACAGCAAAAAATTCATGTGACCTGTATATTTACCCATGCCATCCGTTGGGTTCCCTTTGAATTGGTTGCCAAATATATTGACAAGAATAAATTTGACATTGACTATGTGATTTTGAATGAACGTGATCCCATGATCGCGTGTTTAAAAGAGCTTAATATTCGTCATACAGTGACTTCCTTTCCTGACTATAGCAATACTCCAGAAATGGTCAAATTCCTCTATGAACATTTGCTCAAAAATAAGACTGATATTGTTCACACTCATTGGTTCGCGGGAAGTTTTGCCGGAATGCAAGCCGCGTATTATGCCCAGGTTCCCGTCCGAATATTCACTAGAGAACACCCTTCAATTAAATACTATACACGCCATGCGGCTAGTAAACATCGTTTAATCTGGGAATGTGCCACTAATGTTATTGCTGTTACGAATAAAAGCAAAGAAGGCATGATAGAAGACGGCATACCTGAGCAGAAGATCGCACTTATACCGACTGGATTTGATGTCAGTGAATATGAGAATGTAGAGACTTCACGCATCGATCAATTGCGAGCCAAATATTTAGCAAATCACCAAGGCCCAGTTATTGGCGTGGCGGCGAGGTATGTTCGCTGGAAAGGCGTTGAATACGTCATTGAAGCCTATAAAAAGGTTCTCGAAACTTATCCTAATGCTCTCTTAGTCCTTTCAGGTACAGGGATCGATCGTACCAACCTAGAGGAGAAGATTCGTAAGGCACGCAAAGAAGATATTGTTGCTCCTCAATACGACGACATTATCAGCATTACAGAAAAGTTGTCGCAATTACCTAATCATAGTTATATTGAAATTCCCTTTGAACCGGATCTTTTTGCTTTGTTTAAATTATTTGATGTTTTTGTTCATGTGCCTACTGATGATATTCAAGAAACTTTCGGACAAGTTTATGTAGATGCCATGCTTTCTAGAGTTCCATCGGTTATTACCCTTGCGGGTAGTGCGGCGGATCATGCTATCCATCAAGAAAATGCCTGGGTTGTTGATTACAAAAACAGCGAGCAAATTGCTGAAGGAATATTCGCACTCTTAAAGGATTCCCACCTTAGAGAAAAAATGATTAACAATGCTTTTCTTTGCGCCCAACAATATGACATCAAGAATCATATTCAACGAATTGAGAAATTCTATGTTTCTGAGCTAGAAAAAAGCAGGAAGGAGAATGTCTCAGATTACCACAGGGAAGATGCCTGTTCCACATAG
- a CDS encoding alpha-amylase family glycosyl hydrolase, with the protein MSHSPWWNSSVIYQTYLRSFQDSNGDGIGDIPGIIQRLDYLEWLGIDAIWVTPFYPSPMADFGYDVSDHKNVDPIFGNLSELDTLIRSCHERNLKIVIDFVAAHTSDQHSWFIESRASRTNPKRDWYIWKDPGPNGEFPNNWLGRFDGLSAWEWDDKTEQYYLHSFLKEQPDVNWRNPDAKEAMLNVLHFWLQRGVDGIRVDAAYRAFKDSQFRDNPVNPNWHPGMEPSDRLIEVFSKNIPEIHDFNRVLRSLVDQYGDRVLIGELYKSLEEIIKHYGANDELHLPLNSELMSSDFQWSAESVREIVERYERLLPVGAWPNWSLGNHDKHRVASRIGLAQAKIGMMLLLTLRGTPTIYYGDELGMEDGWIPSEHIQDPWEIKAPGIGVGRDPERTPMLWDNSANGGFCGESVQPWLPITHDYSSINVKAQKHNSRSFLALTRSLLRLRRQQSALQLGEYLSLYSPPELFCYQRFNETSDIIVALNFSSQYQEWILPTDFRNQSTVLLSTFMDRQGGQLGHTVELRGNEGLIIIQHIDPSSSRTNWR; encoded by the coding sequence ATGTCTCATTCTCCTTGGTGGAATTCTTCTGTTATTTATCAAACTTATCTACGCAGTTTTCAGGACTCAAATGGGGACGGCATCGGAGATATCCCCGGCATTATCCAGAGACTCGATTATTTAGAATGGCTGGGGATAGATGCCATTTGGGTGACACCATTCTATCCTTCTCCTATGGCCGATTTTGGTTATGATGTTAGCGATCATAAGAATGTTGATCCTATCTTTGGCAACCTTTCAGAACTAGATACCTTGATCCGATCTTGCCATGAGCGCAATCTCAAGATTGTGATTGACTTTGTGGCTGCCCATACTTCTGATCAGCATTCATGGTTTATTGAATCCCGCGCTTCGCGGACGAATCCTAAGCGAGACTGGTATATATGGAAAGATCCAGGCCCAAACGGTGAATTTCCTAATAATTGGCTTGGCCGTTTTGATGGGCTTTCTGCCTGGGAATGGGATGATAAAACAGAGCAGTATTATCTACACTCATTTCTTAAGGAGCAGCCAGATGTTAATTGGCGTAACCCTGATGCTAAAGAGGCTATGTTAAATGTACTTCATTTTTGGTTACAGCGAGGTGTGGATGGAATTCGGGTTGATGCCGCTTATCGTGCCTTCAAAGATTCGCAGTTTCGAGATAATCCTGTGAATCCCAACTGGCATCCGGGCATGGAACCGTCCGATCGCTTGATTGAAGTTTTTAGCAAGAATATACCAGAAATTCACGATTTTAATCGCGTGCTACGAAGCCTTGTCGATCAGTATGGCGATCGCGTTTTGATTGGTGAACTATATAAATCCCTAGAAGAAATTATTAAGCACTATGGAGCCAATGATGAACTGCATTTACCCCTCAATTCAGAATTGATGTCTTCTGACTTTCAATGGAGTGCCGAATCCGTTAGAGAAATTGTTGAGCGTTACGAGAGATTACTGCCAGTCGGTGCATGGCCGAATTGGTCCTTGGGCAATCATGATAAGCATCGCGTCGCCAGCAGAATTGGACTTGCTCAAGCCAAAATCGGCATGATGCTATTGCTGACGCTTCGGGGTACACCAACGATTTACTACGGAGATGAACTGGGTATGGAAGATGGCTGGATTCCCTCCGAGCATATCCAAGATCCTTGGGAAATAAAAGCTCCGGGTATTGGGGTGGGGCGCGATCCTGAACGCACTCCGATGCTCTGGGATAACTCGGCTAATGGCGGTTTTTGTGGGGAATCAGTCCAGCCTTGGCTACCGATCACCCATGACTACAGCAGTATCAATGTCAAGGCACAGAAGCATAACTCCCGATCATTTCTGGCACTGACGCGATCGCTGTTGCGGTTACGTCGGCAACAATCCGCCCTACAACTTGGTGAATACCTTTCTTTATATTCACCCCCAGAGCTTTTCTGCTACCAACGCTTTAACGAGACATCAGATATCATTGTAGCGTTGAATTTCAGTTCTCAATACCAGGAATGGATCTTACCGACAGACTTTCGTAACCAGTCAACAGTTCTCCTTTCTACATTCATGGATCGGCAGGGAGGACAATTGGGACACACTGTTGAGCTACGAGGAAATGAAGGTCTAATAATTATCCAGCATATCGATCCATCATCATCTCGCACTAACTGGAGGTAA
- a CDS encoding TylF/MycF/NovP-related O-methyltransferase translates to MTTERTIVFSTKHQVTMIDPVTPDIDKDPVFMDLYQQVMPYTMTSKEAVFALYTSVNYVLDRNIPGDIVECGVWRGGSSLLAALIMKARNIRDRQLYLYDTFRGMPTPTEFDVDKRGNTGFEMIEKYGDKIGWCYALLDDVKTAFSAYNFDFEINFIEGDVIETLPKIKPETISVLRLDTDWYESTALEFELLYPRLSTGGVLIVDDYGCWAGSRKATDDYFKKVPPPMLTRIDKEVRLGIKV, encoded by the coding sequence ATGACTACTGAACGCACAATCGTTTTCTCCACCAAGCATCAAGTGACTATGATAGATCCCGTCACGCCCGATATTGATAAAGATCCCGTGTTCATGGATTTATATCAACAGGTTATGCCCTACACCATGACGAGTAAAGAGGCTGTTTTTGCCCTTTATACATCAGTTAACTATGTACTCGATCGGAATATACCTGGTGATATTGTAGAATGCGGTGTATGGAGAGGCGGAAGCTCTTTACTGGCTGCCTTAATTATGAAAGCGCGAAACATCCGCGATCGCCAACTATATCTATATGACACATTTCGGGGTATGCCAACCCCCACCGAATTTGATGTGGACAAACGGGGAAACACTGGCTTTGAAATGATCGAAAAGTATGGTGATAAAATTGGCTGGTGTTACGCCTTATTAGATGATGTTAAAACGGCTTTCTCCGCCTATAATTTTGATTTTGAAATTAATTTTATTGAAGGAGATGTTATCGAAACATTGCCAAAAATAAAGCCAGAAACCATCTCAGTTTTGCGCTTAGATACCGATTGGTATGAATCCACCGCCCTAGAATTTGAACTACTCTATCCTCGACTCTCAACCGGAGGCGTTCTCATTGTTGATGACTATGGCTGTTGGGCTGGATCTCGTAAAGCTACAGATGATTATTTCAAGAAAGTTCCGCCTCCGATGTTAACACGAATTGATAAAGAAGTCCGTCTTGGGATTAAGGTCTAG
- a CDS encoding glycosyltransferase family 2 protein, translating to MEKLAIISTVKAPLSQLTMYVNYHLNIGIDEIILFFDDPLDEGIKFFANYENVTVVPCSSEYWTQTTEPRPPIVLDRQITNVNEGVKIAISKNCSWMTHIDCDELIYPLRDIKQVLRDCQADGLNFHVMEVVSEQETYEHIFMPTLFKKRPNKLQIWAAKMLGCSQSFCGGQYFRAYETSKMLIKISPKIKKYGIHEPEECADDTIIKQSHELRLLHYDSVGLSNWKAKFERRAQELVEGDNLYEFFAKHRVTQFQAYLQARSEGDSQLVALYKRLYIMSKGQKQILFFLGMLEKVILNQDFFNLVDAECDSFTRKVDGNT from the coding sequence ATGGAAAAATTAGCAATTATTTCTACCGTAAAAGCTCCCCTCAGTCAGCTTACAATGTATGTGAATTATCATTTAAACATTGGAATAGACGAAATTATTCTTTTTTTTGACGATCCCTTGGATGAAGGCATAAAGTTTTTTGCCAACTATGAAAATGTCACTGTAGTTCCCTGTTCATCGGAATATTGGACTCAAACAACTGAGCCAAGACCACCTATAGTTCTCGATAGACAAATTACCAATGTAAATGAAGGGGTGAAAATTGCAATCAGCAAAAACTGTAGTTGGATGACCCATATAGATTGTGATGAATTAATTTATCCCTTAAGAGATATTAAACAAGTGCTGAGGGATTGCCAAGCTGATGGGTTAAATTTCCACGTCATGGAAGTAGTCTCTGAGCAAGAAACCTATGAGCATATTTTTATGCCAACTCTCTTTAAAAAGAGACCAAATAAGTTGCAAATATGGGCGGCAAAAATGCTGGGTTGCTCTCAATCCTTCTGTGGAGGTCAATATTTCAGAGCTTATGAGACATCGAAAATGCTAATTAAGATTAGCCCTAAAATCAAAAAATATGGGATACATGAACCAGAGGAATGTGCTGATGATACAATTATCAAACAAAGTCATGAATTAAGATTATTACATTATGATTCTGTTGGTTTATCAAATTGGAAAGCCAAATTTGAACGACGCGCTCAGGAATTAGTTGAAGGAGATAATCTCTATGAATTTTTTGCAAAACACAGAGTTACACAATTCCAAGCTTATCTTCAAGCCCGTAGTGAAGGAGATTCACAGTTAGTAGCTTTATACAAACGTCTGTATATTATGTCTAAAGGACAAAAACAGATTCTATTCTTTCTGGGTATGTTAGAAAAGGTTATCTTAAATCAGGATTTTTTTAATCTAGTTGATGCAGAGTGCGATTCGTTCACGCGAAAAGTGGATGGTAATACCTGA
- a CDS encoding glycosyltransferase domain-containing protein, whose protein sequence is MNFMEKISAENITKDPLFLTLCDAGSPKVDTLRLSLHGNLRILETYCPQLELLSKIFKVQEFLNADTTIPDDNIIVFTDAYDVACLRYDPQGLTDDFKATGKDLIVGAETVFAHHSSEVLPFFLSNYLTRKAKYMNSGFIIGYKWAYRTMLNYICDNFENRYRTPNNFNDQRVLSKFMLDNSQLKLLKMDIDSDFKFCYTHTYDNNPLDCEKIPSYFIHITWLALSIQAEAWETMKGFYGLSSVA, encoded by the coding sequence GTGAATTTTATGGAAAAAATATCCGCCGAAAATATTACAAAAGATCCCCTATTCCTGACTCTTTGCGATGCAGGGAGTCCCAAGGTAGATACCCTGCGCTTATCGCTTCATGGCAACTTACGCATATTAGAAACCTATTGCCCCCAGTTAGAATTGCTTTCCAAAATCTTTAAAGTCCAAGAGTTTCTAAATGCTGACACCACCATACCTGACGACAATATAATTGTTTTTACAGATGCCTACGATGTGGCTTGTTTACGTTATGATCCCCAAGGATTGACGGATGATTTTAAAGCAACAGGCAAAGATTTAATTGTCGGAGCCGAGACGGTGTTTGCTCATCATAGTTCTGAGGTATTACCCTTTTTTCTATCTAATTACTTAACCAGAAAAGCTAAGTACATGAATTCAGGATTTATCATTGGCTATAAATGGGCTTATAGGACGATGCTCAATTATATTTGTGATAATTTTGAGAACAGATACAGAACACCTAATAATTTTAATGATCAAAGGGTTTTGTCAAAATTTATGCTTGACAATAGCCAATTGAAACTATTAAAAATGGATATTGATAGCGACTTCAAATTTTGCTATACCCATACCTACGATAATAATCCCCTAGATTGTGAAAAAATCCCATCCTATTTTATTCATATCACTTGGTTGGCTCTTTCTATACAGGCAGAAGCTTGGGAAACCATGAAGGGATTTTATGGGCTATCTTCTGTTGCTTAA
- a CDS encoding histidine phosphatase family protein, whose product MKMIIVRHGEAEWNLQDRAMGQLDSPLTPKGIRQAYALGDRLRRLSFTTLYSSDLGRAAETANIIASICDKKVIFNSELREWNFGIFQGLTLPEMHEKFPQERQDYERNVFEYLIPEGESLRQLRQRSFRVLTAIAQRHSDETVVVVTHGGILMCFFEEVLGIIHKKPLPFQQDNANFCAFEYVNGGWSLMVWNDISHLETMDTVEI is encoded by the coding sequence ATGAAAATGATCATCGTCCGTCATGGCGAAGCTGAATGGAATCTACAGGATAGGGCAATGGGGCAATTAGATAGTCCTTTGACTCCGAAGGGAATCCGACAAGCTTATGCCCTTGGCGATCGCCTGCGTCGTCTTTCTTTTACGACTCTTTATAGCAGTGACTTGGGGCGTGCGGCTGAAACGGCAAATATCATTGCTTCAATCTGTGACAAAAAAGTTATTTTTAACTCAGAATTACGAGAATGGAATTTCGGCATTTTTCAAGGATTAACCCTTCCTGAAATGCACGAAAAATTTCCCCAAGAACGACAAGATTATGAACGTAATGTTTTTGAATATCTCATCCCTGAAGGCGAAAGTTTAAGGCAACTTAGACAGAGAAGTTTTCGGGTATTGACCGCGATCGCTCAACGGCATTCAGATGAAACGGTTGTAGTGGTTACTCATGGTGGGATCTTAATGTGTTTTTTTGAAGAAGTGCTGGGAATTATCCATAAAAAGCCTTTGCCTTTTCAGCAAGACAATGCTAACTTCTGTGCTTTTGAGTATGTTAACGGGGGTTGGAGTCTTATGGTTTGGAATGATATTAGTCATCTCGAAACGATGGATACCGTTGAGATTTAA